The following are from one region of the Osmia bicornis bicornis chromosome 8, iOsmBic2.1, whole genome shotgun sequence genome:
- the LOC114876431 gene encoding maltase 1-like codes for MVRLFLVACFALFALLVVAEPSTDWYKRGTVLYQIYPRSFKDSNGDGIGDLNGITSKLEHVKDIGAKAVWLSPIFSSPQVDFGYDISNFTNIDSDYGTLADFDRFVAKARYLRLKVILDFVPNHSSHEHPWFNKSIQRIKPYDEYYVWRDAKIVNGNRHPPNNWLSNFGGSAWEWNDSRQQYYLHQFARGQPDLNYHSERLNQEMMNVLTFWMNRGVDGFRIDAINHLFEDPNFRDEPKANVPGVPDDDYDSLLHIYTKNLNETYEVLKRWRKLLDDHSDNSNSESKITLTEAYANHEQTVKYYTSGVTPFNFMFIGELNNQSSAADFKRLIDRWVSSVPKGKVSNWVVGNHDNHRVATRFGTRRADQISMLSMLLPGIAVIYNGDEIGMEDRNFTYKETIDPPGCNAGPERYYIKSRDPERTPYQWDNTISAGFSTTNVTWLPVHSNYKYLNLAAQKQAAVSHYKVFKALAALKDKSAVAHSYLNVLELSKNVLAVVRSIGSRAAVLLINFSETSVTVNVKSVLNVPSDLLVYTSSVGSEVVIGTRVDSANIRLPGAASVVYTTPNLH; via the coding sequence ATGGTTCGATTATTTTTGGTCGCGTGTTTCGCGCTGTTTGCGCTGCTCGTTGTCGCGGAACCCAGCACCGACTGGTACAAACGTGGCACTGTTCTCTATCAAATTTACCCGAGAAGCTTCAAAGACAGCAACGGAGACGGTATCGGTGACTTGAACGGCATTACCAGCAAGCTAGAGCATGTAAAGGACATCGGTGCCAAGGCTGTTTGGTTGTCCCCCATCTTCTCGAGTCCACAGGTCGATTTCGGTTACGACATTTCCAACTTTACGAACATCGACTCAGACTACGGCACCTTGGCCGACTTTGACCGATTCGTGGCCAAGGCCAGGTACCTTAGACTAAAGGTGATCTTGGATTTTGTGCCTAACCACAGTTCTCACGAGCATCCGTGGTTCAATAAGAGCATACAAAGGATAAAACCGTACGACGAGTACTACGTATGGCGCGATGCCAAGATCGTGAATGGAAACAGACATCCGCCGAACAACTGGTTGAGCAACTTTGGAGGCTCAGCTTGGGAATGGAATGACTCACGCCAACAGTATTACCTGCATCAGTTCGCAAGGGGTCAACCGGATTTGAACTACCATAGTGAAAGGTTGAATCAGGAGATGATGAACGTACTGACCTTCTGGATGAACCGCGGAGTCGATGGATTCCGTATCGACGCGATTAATCATCTGTTCGAGGACCCTAATTTCCGTGACGAACCGAAGGCAAACGTTCCCGGTGTCCCTGATGACGATTACGACAGTCTGCTTCATATTTACACAAAAAACCTGAATGAAACTTACGAGGTGCTAAAGCGCTGGAGAAAACTGTTGGACGATCACTCTGACAATAGCAATTCTGAATCAAAGATTACTCTGACGGAAGCGTACGCCAACCACGAACAAACGGTCAAGTATTACACCAGTGGTGTCACGCCCTTCAACTTTATGTTCATCGGCGAGCTGAACAACCAGTCCAGCGCGGCAGACTTCAAGAGACTGATCGACAGGTGGGTGAGCAGTGTGCCAAAAGGGAAGGTGTCTAACTGGGTGGTTGGAAATCACGACAACCACCGCGTAGCCACGAGATTCGGTACCAGACGAGCCGATCAAATTTCCATGTTGTCGATGTTGCTTCCTGGAATAGCTGTTATTTACAACGGCGACGAAATCGGAATGGAGGACAGGAATTTCACGTACAAGGAGACCATCGACCCGCCTGGATGCAATGCTGGCCCGGAGAGGTACTATATCAAGTCGAGAGATCCAGAAAGAACTCCCTACCAATGGGACAATACTATCAGCGCTGGATTCTCTACCACAAATGTCACTTGGTTGCCCGTCCATAGCAATTACAAGTATCTGAATCTAGCGGCACAGAAACAGGCAGCAGTGTCCCATTACAAGGTGTTCAAAGCTTTGGCCGCTTTGAAGGACAAATCCGCTGTCGCTCACAGTTATCTGAACGTGTTGGAGCTTTCGAAAAACGTTTTGGCTGTTGTTCGTAGTATAGGATCCAGGGCTGCTGTGCTCTTGATCAACTTTTCCGAAACTTCTGTCACTGTCAACGTCAAAAGCGTATTGAATGTTCCGTCTGATCTATTGGTATACACCTCTAGCGTTGGGTCTGAAGTTGTAATAGGTACAAGGGTTGATTCAGCCAATATCAGGTTACCTGGGGCTGCTTCGGTCGTCTACACTACTCCTAATCTCCATTAA